A genomic region of Alistipes megaguti contains the following coding sequences:
- a CDS encoding helix-turn-helix domain-containing protein — translation MQMSLTVEERLDRIEQLLRGQKNVLNFSEACDFTGISPSYMYKLTHSARIPHYKPHGKNVYFLREELEQWLLQNPVRTAEQKDREATEFVLRKRRPR, via the coding sequence ATGCAAATGAGTCTAACCGTCGAGGAGCGTCTCGACCGCATCGAACAACTGCTGCGCGGACAGAAGAATGTCCTGAACTTTTCCGAAGCCTGCGACTTCACAGGCATCTCACCGAGCTACATGTACAAACTCACCCACAGCGCCCGCATCCCCCACTACAAGCCTCACGGCAAGAATGTCTACTTCCTGCGCGAGGAGTTGGAACAGTGGCTGCTGCAGAATCCCGTGCGGACCGCCGAACAGAAGGATCGCGAGGCGACCGAGTTCGTCCTTCGCAAACGACGTCCGAGATAG
- a CDS encoding helix-hairpin-helix domain-containing protein, which produces MTELRKIPNVGPRTEADLLAMGYTTIESLKGKTAEELYAEECRLRGCQIDRCQLYLYRAVVYFVNTENPDPAKCKWWLWKDRPAAEADPERK; this is translated from the coding sequence ATGACTGAACTGCGTAAAATACCAAACGTCGGGCCGCGGACCGAAGCGGATCTGCTGGCCATGGGATACACGACCATCGAATCGCTGAAGGGCAAGACGGCCGAGGAACTCTATGCCGAGGAGTGTCGTCTGCGGGGGTGTCAAATTGACCGCTGTCAGCTGTATCTTTATCGCGCGGTCGTCTATTTCGTCAACACGGAGAATCCCGATCCGGCGAAGTGTAAGTGGTGGCTCTGGAAGGATCGGCCTGCGGCGGAAGCGGACCCCGAGCGCAAATAG
- a CDS encoding DUF1848 domain-containing protein produces the protein MILSVSRRTDIPAFYSDWFYNRIREGQVCVRNPMNRHQVSKIRLSPDVIDCIVFWSKNPAPMLPRLGELADYMYYFQFTVTPYDRELEKGLPQKESIIDTFRLLSDRIGPKRVIWRYDPILFSQSMGVSYHLHGFEAIAKRLASCTQTCVISFVDLYQKTRRNLRETTVREPSADEITRLAAGLAAIASSYGIRIQSCAERIDLEPMGIRHGRCIDRMLIEELLGCRLNVAKDRNQRPECGCVQSVDIGAYDTCSHGCLYCYANTDTKTVYRNRVLHDPSSPLLIGRMEEGDVVKERVIHSFKVSDALF, from the coding sequence ATGATACTGAGCGTTAGCCGAAGAACCGATATTCCCGCCTTCTATTCGGACTGGTTTTACAACCGGATCCGGGAGGGGCAGGTGTGCGTCCGGAATCCGATGAACCGGCATCAGGTCAGCAAAATCCGACTATCCCCCGATGTGATTGATTGCATCGTCTTCTGGAGCAAGAATCCAGCGCCGATGCTGCCGCGTTTGGGCGAACTTGCGGACTACATGTACTATTTCCAGTTTACGGTCACTCCGTACGACAGGGAGCTGGAGAAGGGACTCCCGCAGAAGGAATCCATTATTGATACGTTCAGACTGCTGTCCGACCGGATCGGCCCCAAGCGGGTTATTTGGCGGTATGACCCGATTCTGTTCTCGCAAAGCATGGGTGTCAGCTATCATCTGCACGGTTTTGAGGCAATTGCCAAACGGTTGGCATCCTGCACCCAAACCTGCGTGATCAGTTTTGTGGATCTGTATCAGAAGACGCGGCGCAATTTAAGGGAGACAACGGTCCGGGAACCGAGTGCGGATGAAATCACCCGATTGGCTGCGGGGCTGGCGGCCATCGCATCAAGCTATGGTATCCGGATCCAGAGCTGCGCGGAACGGATAGATCTGGAGCCGATGGGCATCCGGCATGGCCGGTGCATCGACCGCATGTTGATTGAAGAGCTGCTGGGGTGCAGGTTGAATGTTGCCAAGGACAGGAACCAACGGCCGGAGTGTGGATGTGTGCAGAGTGTGGATATCGGGGCTTATGATACATGCAGCCACGGCTGTCTGTATTGCTATGCCAACACCGATACGAAGACGGTGTATCGGAATCGGGTGTTGCATGACCCGTCGTCGCCGTTGTTGATCGGCCGTATGGAGGAGGGTGATGTTGTAAAGGAGCGGGTGATCCACTCGTTTAAGGTAAGCGATGCGCTTTTTTAA